A region of the Bacteroidales bacterium genome:
GTCTTTCACCTCAGCCTTAGCCTCAGAATTTCAAAGTCAACGCCAAACCCGAAACCTTCCTGGCCGCCAGCGGGTCATGAAGCAATGCAGGTTCCACCTTCAAACTGAGGTTCTCACCAATATCGTAATCAAATAAATGAGCATCCACTGAGGCATCAAGTATATTGATCAGATACAACACCCCAGCCAGGATATAACCTATTTCAAGGTTGCGCCTGTAAAGGTTTTTGCCACTAAGCAACTGTTGCTCATTGTAACGTCCGACGTAGTCATTATTTATTGGAACCGTATCCTTGTTTGCAACATAACGATATGCCTCCAGAAATTTTCGGTATTCCTTGGTATTTTCGCTGGTGATATAATAGAGTGCTCCAAAACCACCATATAAAATAGGTATTTTCCAGTACTTCCGGTTGTACGCCTGCCCAAGGCCTGGAAGAACCGCAGAATAAATGCTTGCTTTGCGCGGGGAATGTACTTTTTGAGGTTCGGCAATTGTGTCGTTTAACTGAGCGGAGACAAAAACGGGAAAAAGCACACAGCAAATTAATATTGAAAATGTTAGTCTTGAAAATGAACGTTTGAACCTCATGAAATGCCACAAGTTATCCTTGCTCAGGTATTGGTTCGCAACAAAAGTTGCCTTGTTTGATTTTTGCATCCGTGCGGATGAAAAACAGTTCATAAACAATTTGAAGTAATTATTTTTCCAGGATCATGGCAATGCGATCAATCTCTGCCTCATTCCGGAACTCAATAACGATGCTGCCTTTGCCTTTATTATCAATATTGACCTCCACCGGCGTACCGAAACGGCTGAAAAGCGAGTTTTTAAGATTTATTAACTTATCTGGTAATGCCCTGGTTGGTCGGACAGGCTTCAATATTGCTGGTTTGTCCAGGTTGCGAACCATTTCTTCTACCTGGCGAACCGATAGCTCGAGAGCCAGGATTTTCTCCAGGATGGCCAGTTGTTTTCCCGGGTCGCTCACATTAATAATAGCTCTTGCATGCCCCATGCTGATCTTATTGTCACGCAAAGCCACCTGAATTTCAGCAGGAAGTTTGAGCAAGCGGATATAATTGGTGATGGTGCTTCTGCTTTTACTCAATTTATCGCTGAGTTGCTCCTGGGTGATATGGCACTCATCAATCAAACGCTGAAAACTAATAGCGATAGCCAATGGGTTCAGATCCTGACGCTGAATGTTTTCAACAAGCGCCATTTCAAGCATTTGCTGATCATTGGCAACCCGAATATAGGCCGGGATTCTTTCGAGGCCAGCCATGATTGATGCCCGTAGCCTGCGTTCTCCTGATATAAGCTGGTAGCGGTCGTAACCAAGTTTCCGGACTGAAACTGGCTGGATAATTCCTTGTTCTGCTATGCTGTCGGCCAGTTCACGCAATGCGTCTTCTTCAAATTTATCGCGTGGCTGGAAGGGGTTGGCATCAATGTTTTCGATTTTAATTTCAGCAATAGCTCCTGCAACAAATTCGCCTGAAATATCTCTTGAAGTGATATCGGTGTCCGGACTTTCAAGGATGGCGTTCAAACCACGCCCAAGTGCACGTTTTTTAGTGTTCATCTTGAATTGGAATTTGTTTGTCAGCGTTTTTGATTGAGGTCATATCGTTTTTCTGAAGAATCTCTCTTGCAAGGTTCAGATAATTGATGGCACCGGTGCTGTTTACATCATGCATCATGATTGATTCACCAAAACTGGGCGCTTCGCTCAGGCGGATATTGCGGTTGATAACCGTATTGAACACCATTTGCTGAAAATGTGTTTTAACTTCTTCAACAACCTGGTTTGCAAGGCGAAGACGCGAATCGTACATCGTAAGCAATATACCTTCAATATCAAGTGCCGGGTTCAAACGAGCCTGAACTATCTTAATTGTGTTTAACAGTTTGCCTAAACCTTCGAGCGCGAAGTACTCACATTGTACCGGGATGATCACCGAATCTGCTGCTGTAAGGGCGTTTACAGTTATGAGGCCAAGTGATGGCCCGCAATCAATAATAATGAAATCATATTCTCTGCGAAGCTGATCGGTAACCTTGCGCATCATCTTTTCGCGGTTGGGCAGGTTGATCATTTCTATTTCTGCACCCACCAGGTCAATATGCGCCGGGATAAGATCAAGGAAGGGCGTATCGGTATTGAGGATGATGTTTTTTGGCTCAACTTCATCAATGATGCATTCGTATATGCTGGTTTTAATATTTTTCGGGTCGAACCCAATGCCTGATGTGGCATTGGCCTGGGGATCGGCATCAATGAGCAGTGTTTTGTATTCAAGCACAGCAAAACCTGCACCCAGGTTAATGGCTGTGGTGGTTTTTCCTACGCCTCCTTTTTGGTTGGCTATGGTAATTACTTTCCCCATTTGTGTTAGAGCTGCTTTTTCAGGTAGTAAATAATAAGTTGCTGATTGTCAATGCGTATTGAAGAAGTTCGACTTACAAAATTACAATAATAATGAAAGCCCCAAAGACAGGCTTTGCATTTGTTAATAAGTTTTCACATTGAGATTAGCTCAAGGAATTGCAGGGCAAATAGTTGTGAGTTTGTAGCGGATTAATTGTCGTCATCAGCTCCCAGGTCTTCGAATTCAATCCCGGATTTTAATTTCGGTGATTCCGGTTCCGGAGCATCAACAACTTCGGGCATGACGCCAGTTTCAATAAATTCAAGCGCTACGTTAAGACCGTCAATGAATTTCTGAAAGTCTTCCTTATAGAGAAATATCTTGTGTTTTTCGTAGAAGAACTTACCCTGGTCATTGTTAAAACGCCTTTTGCTTTCGGTGATTGTTAAATACTTTTCTTCTGAACGGGTTTCTTTAACATCGAAGAAGTAGGTTCTTTTTCCA
Encoded here:
- a CDS encoding ParB/RepB/Spo0J family partition protein, producing the protein MNTKKRALGRGLNAILESPDTDITSRDISGEFVAGAIAEIKIENIDANPFQPRDKFEEDALRELADSIAEQGIIQPVSVRKLGYDRYQLISGERRLRASIMAGLERIPAYIRVANDQQMLEMALVENIQRQDLNPLAIAISFQRLIDECHITQEQLSDKLSKSRSTITNYIRLLKLPAEIQVALRDNKISMGHARAIINVSDPGKQLAILEKILALELSVRQVEEMVRNLDKPAILKPVRPTRALPDKLINLKNSLFSRFGTPVEVNIDNKGKGSIVIEFRNEAEIDRIAMILEK
- a CDS encoding ParA family protein — encoded protein: MGKVITIANQKGGVGKTTTAINLGAGFAVLEYKTLLIDADPQANATSGIGFDPKNIKTSIYECIIDEVEPKNIILNTDTPFLDLIPAHIDLVGAEIEMINLPNREKMMRKVTDQLRREYDFIIIDCGPSLGLITVNALTAADSVIIPVQCEYFALEGLGKLLNTIKIVQARLNPALDIEGILLTMYDSRLRLANQVVEEVKTHFQQMVFNTVINRNIRLSEAPSFGESIMMHDVNSTGAINYLNLAREILQKNDMTSIKNADKQIPIQDEH
- a CDS encoding DUF3276 family protein; this translates as MDNNEKNERREEIFSQTVRAGKRTYFFDVKETRSEEKYLTITESKRRFNNDQGKFFYEKHKIFLYKEDFQKFIDGLNVALEFIETGVMPEVVDAPEPESPKLKSGIEFEDLGADDDN